A section of the Ruania halotolerans genome encodes:
- a CDS encoding FAD-binding and (Fe-S)-binding domain-containing protein, with the protein MSTQNAESQNTGGPTGVVDALRSAVSGEVDAGVRRRAEYSTDASNYRVIPEVVVFPTSTEDVLAILRVAREHSTAITARGAGTSIAGNAVGTGIVIDFSRHLNKVLEIDPEARTARVQPGVVMSDLQKAAAPYGLRFGPDPSTQSRATLAGMIGNNACGPHAVAWGRTADNTISLDVVDGTGRRFTAGRGDLSALPGLEELVRDRLAMIRTEFGRFGRQVSGYSLEHLLPENGADLAKFLVGTEGSLVTVLEATVQLVPIPNAPVLLAAGYPDMPSAADAVPAMLAHSPLAVEGLDAELVEMVRRHQGDHAIPDLPEGAGWLLIEVGGADKDEALANARTIAADAGTDAVQIIPAGPEAAALWQIRADGAGLASRTLDGAQGWPGWEDAAVPPEKLGAYLRDFQRLMGEHGVSGLPYGHFGDGCIHIRIDFPLDPQDGAEGVALFRRFMFAAAELVAAHGGSLSGEHGDGRARGELLPLMYSPEAISTFEAVKAIFDPADLLNPGVVVRPRRVDEDLRRPHVQPLPLLAGSGFSFSHDGGDMGMAVHRCTGVGKCRADLPSSFMCPSYLATKDEKDSTRGRARVLQEMANGSLVQGWDSPEVHESLDLCLSCKACSSDCPTGIDMAQYKSEVTHRTYRGKVRPITHYALGWLPRWARMITTVPAVTKLVNAVLGVRPIGKLVLSLGGMDPRRSMVTFAEESLPRWWRKRKAPTAQSQGTPSGTARPEVLVWADSFSSYLDTDGGRAMVELLEAAGYTVRFPEASACCGLTWISTGQLDGARVRLRQTMDVLAPYVEAGIPIVGIEPSCTAALRSDLPDLFPDDPRAHLLAANTRTLAELLTADAPVGPRDWTPPDLTGTTVIAQPHCHHHAVIGYTTDLELLERTGAQVTTLTTCCGLAGNFGMESGHYDVSVAVAEQALLPALADAPADAVYLADGYSCRTQAEQLAGVRGVHLAQLLIGPGAVRRVGDADLRRPM; encoded by the coding sequence GTGAGCACCCAGAACGCAGAGTCTCAGAACACTGGCGGGCCGACCGGTGTGGTGGACGCCCTGCGCTCGGCCGTCTCCGGGGAGGTCGACGCCGGTGTGCGCCGCCGCGCCGAGTACAGCACGGACGCCTCCAACTACCGGGTGATCCCCGAGGTGGTGGTCTTCCCGACGAGCACGGAGGACGTGCTCGCCATCCTGCGCGTGGCACGGGAGCACAGCACTGCGATCACCGCACGTGGTGCAGGCACGTCGATCGCTGGGAACGCGGTGGGCACCGGGATCGTGATCGACTTCTCCCGGCACCTGAACAAGGTGCTCGAGATCGACCCGGAGGCCCGCACCGCACGGGTCCAGCCCGGTGTGGTGATGTCCGACCTGCAGAAGGCGGCCGCCCCCTACGGACTCCGGTTCGGCCCCGACCCCTCCACCCAGTCCCGCGCCACGCTCGCCGGGATGATCGGCAACAACGCCTGCGGCCCGCACGCCGTGGCCTGGGGCCGCACGGCCGACAACACGATCTCCCTGGATGTGGTGGACGGCACCGGCCGCCGGTTCACCGCCGGGCGCGGCGATCTCTCCGCTCTGCCTGGACTCGAGGAGTTGGTGCGTGACCGGCTCGCCATGATCCGCACCGAGTTCGGACGGTTTGGCCGCCAGGTCTCGGGATACTCCCTGGAGCACCTGCTCCCCGAGAACGGCGCCGACCTGGCCAAGTTCCTCGTCGGCACCGAGGGCAGCCTGGTCACCGTGCTCGAGGCCACCGTGCAGCTCGTGCCGATCCCGAACGCCCCGGTACTGCTGGCCGCCGGGTACCCGGATATGCCCTCGGCCGCGGACGCTGTGCCGGCGATGCTCGCCCACTCACCCCTTGCCGTCGAAGGCCTCGATGCCGAACTGGTGGAGATGGTGCGCCGGCACCAAGGCGATCACGCGATCCCCGATCTGCCCGAGGGCGCCGGCTGGCTGCTCATCGAGGTGGGGGGAGCGGACAAGGACGAGGCGCTCGCGAATGCGCGCACCATCGCTGCCGACGCGGGCACCGATGCCGTGCAGATCATCCCCGCCGGGCCTGAGGCCGCCGCGCTCTGGCAGATCCGGGCCGACGGCGCCGGGCTCGCCAGCCGCACTCTCGACGGTGCCCAGGGCTGGCCCGGATGGGAGGACGCCGCCGTCCCGCCGGAGAAACTCGGTGCCTACCTGCGCGACTTCCAGCGATTGATGGGCGAACATGGCGTCTCCGGTTTGCCGTACGGGCACTTCGGCGACGGGTGCATCCACATCCGCATCGACTTCCCCCTCGACCCGCAGGACGGCGCAGAGGGTGTCGCGCTGTTCCGCCGGTTCATGTTCGCAGCCGCCGAGCTGGTGGCCGCGCACGGCGGCTCTCTCTCCGGTGAACATGGCGACGGCCGCGCCCGCGGTGAACTGCTCCCGCTGATGTACTCACCCGAGGCGATCAGCACGTTCGAGGCCGTCAAGGCGATCTTCGACCCGGCGGATCTGCTCAACCCCGGTGTGGTGGTGCGCCCGCGGCGGGTGGACGAGGATCTGCGCCGCCCGCACGTGCAGCCGCTGCCGTTGCTGGCCGGGTCCGGCTTCTCCTTCTCTCACGACGGTGGAGACATGGGGATGGCGGTGCACCGCTGCACTGGTGTGGGTAAGTGCCGCGCCGATCTACCGAGTTCCTTCATGTGTCCCTCGTATCTGGCCACCAAGGACGAAAAGGACTCCACGCGGGGCCGCGCACGCGTGCTGCAGGAGATGGCCAATGGCTCGCTCGTGCAGGGCTGGGATTCGCCCGAGGTGCACGAGTCCCTCGACCTGTGCCTGAGCTGCAAGGCGTGCTCCAGCGACTGCCCCACCGGGATCGACATGGCGCAGTACAAGTCCGAGGTGACGCACCGGACCTACCGCGGGAAGGTGCGCCCGATCACGCACTACGCCCTTGGTTGGCTGCCCCGCTGGGCGCGCATGATCACCACGGTGCCGGCCGTGACGAAGCTGGTGAACGCCGTCCTGGGCGTGCGCCCGATCGGCAAGCTCGTGCTCAGCCTGGGCGGGATGGACCCCCGCCGGTCGATGGTCACCTTTGCCGAGGAGTCGTTGCCGCGCTGGTGGCGCAAACGCAAGGCGCCGACGGCGCAAAGCCAGGGGACGCCGTCGGGGACGGCCAGGCCTGAGGTGCTGGTGTGGGCGGACTCGTTCTCGTCCTATCTGGACACCGATGGCGGCAGGGCCATGGTGGAACTGCTCGAGGCGGCCGGCTACACGGTCCGGTTCCCGGAGGCGAGCGCCTGTTGCGGGCTCACCTGGATCTCCACCGGCCAGCTTGACGGTGCCAGGGTCCGGCTGCGCCAGACCATGGATGTGCTCGCTCCGTACGTCGAGGCGGGGATCCCGATCGTGGGTATCGAGCCCTCCTGTACCGCCGCACTGCGTTCGGACCTGCCAGATCTCTTCCCCGATGATCCGCGGGCGCACCTCCTCGCCGCAAACACCCGGACGCTGGCCGAATTGCTCACTGCCGACGCGCCCGTCGGCCCGCGGGACTGGACCCCACCGGACCTCACCGGGACCACGGTGATCGCGCAACCGCACTGCCACCACCACGCGGTGATCGGCTACACCACCGACCTGGAGTTGCTCGAACGCACTGGGGCGCAGGTCACCACATTGACCACGTGCTGCGGTCTGGCCGGAAACTTCGGGATGGAGTCGGGCCACTACGACGTCTCGGTGGCGGTCGCAGAGCAAGCCCTCCTTCCCGCGCT